From the genome of Hathewaya histolytica, one region includes:
- a CDS encoding GspE/PulE family protein has product MEIFPQKVLKKRETRSILSKDNILKIINNKVNENKVYNEGYNINMQLLKEFNLEELKEDGIIPLKKEEKKLYVLTYEILKNTTISKYKKMFNLKLVPFYIGLSSYESKFKEMESRLKNCKRQNVEEFKEGNLLLKDTLDKAILKRASDIHLEPSKDFVQIRFRIDGVIVKYTRILKSNYEELLSIVKVKSNMDISKKFIPQDGNMTYTYENSQYNLRISTMPNIYGEKLVIRILNPEKEIKLQDLGFHMQVDKFQKILNKNSGIILSAGPTGSGKSTTLKALINSMKKHEKNIVTIEDPVEYRLEEVTQVALNEKAGLNFSTALKSILRQDPDVIMVGEIRDEETAQIALRAAITGHLVLSTVHTYDSTSVITRLLDMNIPAYIILDTVSMILSQRLVRKICPYCKHEYYVQEKVYEDLGLKSGTKLYRGIGCDYCHNTGYIGRTVTYEILELREEHKKYISNNKDLSGFRNFCMDNGLISIKEYSLRLLLQGITTLEEIYKVIL; this is encoded by the coding sequence ATGGAAATTTTTCCACAAAAGGTTTTAAAAAAGCGGGAAACAAGAAGTATATTATCAAAAGATAATATACTAAAGATAATTAACAATAAAGTTAATGAAAATAAGGTTTATAATGAAGGTTACAATATAAATATGCAATTGTTAAAAGAGTTCAATTTAGAAGAGTTAAAGGAAGATGGAATAATTCCGCTTAAAAAAGAAGAGAAAAAATTATATGTATTAACCTATGAGATTTTAAAAAATACTACTATATCTAAGTATAAAAAAATGTTCAATTTGAAATTAGTACCATTTTATATAGGATTATCATCTTATGAATCTAAATTTAAGGAGATGGAATCTAGGTTAAAGAATTGTAAAAGACAAAATGTAGAGGAGTTTAAGGAAGGAAATTTGCTTTTAAAAGATACTTTAGATAAAGCTATATTAAAAAGAGCAAGTGATATACATTTAGAACCAAGTAAAGATTTTGTGCAAATAAGATTTAGAATAGATGGTGTAATAGTAAAATATACGAGAATACTTAAAAGTAATTATGAAGAACTACTCTCTATAGTAAAAGTCAAATCTAATATGGATATATCTAAAAAATTCATACCCCAAGATGGCAATATGACATATACATATGAAAATTCACAGTATAATTTAAGAATATCTACAATGCCAAACATATATGGCGAAAAGCTTGTAATTAGAATTTTAAATCCAGAAAAAGAAATAAAATTACAGGATTTAGGTTTCCATATGCAGGTTGATAAGTTTCAAAAAATATTAAATAAAAACAGCGGAATTATTCTATCTGCAGGTCCAACAGGAAGTGGGAAAAGCACCACCTTAAAGGCATTAATAAACTCTATGAAAAAGCATGAGAAAAATATAGTTACTATAGAAGATCCAGTAGAATATAGGCTGGAAGAAGTTACTCAAGTTGCTTTAAATGAAAAAGCAGGTTTAAATTTTTCTACAGCTTTAAAGAGTATCTTAAGGCAGGATCCCGATGTAATAATGGTTGGAGAAATAAGGGATGAAGAAACTGCACAAATCGCACTAAGAGCAGCTATAACAGGTCATTTAGTTTTATCTACTGTACATACCTATGATTCAACTAGTGTTATTACAAGACTCTTAGACATGAATATACCAGCATACATAATTTTAGATACTGTATCCATGATTCTATCCCAAAGATTAGTAAGAAAAATATGCCCTTATTGTAAACATGAGTACTATGTCCAAGAAAAAGTATATGAGGATTTAGGGTTAAAAAGTGGAACAAAATTATATAGAGGCATAGGGTGTGATTACTGTCATAATACTGGGTATATTGGGAGAACGGTAACCTATGAAATATTAGAGTTAAGAGAAGAGCACAAGAAATATATAAGTAATAACAAGGACTTATCAGGCTTTAGAAATTTTTGCATGGATAATGGATTAATTTCCATTAAGGAATATTCTCTTAGATTACTTTTACAGGGAATTACCACACTTGAAGAAATATATAAAGTTATTTTATAG
- a CDS encoding pilus assembly FimT family protein has protein sequence MRKKGFTLIELITVLCIMGIIICISFPSIKYYLSLKEKKELDYYAEITLDFVNNSKIICKSQDKSGVVNYIRNDNSLNLYLNGDLYKKVKYPKNIYINTKRIIVKSSGALDNGLTLVLKNNKGEFKKITYNVYTDYGKIKE, from the coding sequence ATGAGGAAAAAGGGATTTACTTTAATAGAATTAATTACGGTATTATGCATTATGGGTATTATTATATGTATATCTTTTCCTTCTATTAAATATTATCTTAGCTTAAAGGAGAAAAAAGAGTTAGATTACTATGCAGAAATAACTTTAGATTTTGTAAATAATAGCAAGATCATTTGTAAGTCACAAGACAAAAGCGGTGTTGTAAATTACATTAGGAATGATAATTCTTTAAATTTATATTTAAACGGAGATTTATATAAAAAAGTGAAATATCCAAAGAATATTTATATAAACACCAAAAGAATAATTGTTAAAAGTTCCGGTGCTTTAGATAATGGATTAACTTTAGTATTAAAAAATAATAAAGGAGAATTTAAAAAAATAACCTACAATGTTTATACGGATTATGGAAAGATCAAAGAATAA
- a CDS encoding prepilin-type N-terminal cleavage/methylation domain-containing protein, translating into MKKGMTLIEVVVSISLILMLTVLLGNFFIRENRNYNFFKRKHREEITLKESLEFMKQEISTEMKSLKINSNSIIMGCKDNKVKIIEKQSKRLVIITQNTYGEKGVNTILKNVEYFKVLRKRENLYISVGLIGGEKLERCIQI; encoded by the coding sequence ATGAAAAAAGGGATGACTCTAATTGAAGTTGTTGTTAGCATATCATTAATTTTAATGCTTACAGTTTTATTAGGCAATTTTTTTATAAGAGAGAATAGGAATTATAATTTTTTTAAAAGAAAACATAGGGAAGAAATTACCTTAAAAGAGTCCTTAGAGTTTATGAAGCAAGAGATAAGTACTGAAATGAAAAGCTTAAAGATTAACTCTAATAGTATAATTATGGGTTGTAAAGATAATAAAGTTAAAATTATAGAAAAACAATCTAAAAGACTTGTTATAATAACTCAAAATACATATGGAGAAAAGGGAGTTAATACAATTTTAAAGAATGTGGAGTATTTCAAGGTACTTAGAAAAAGAGAAAATTTATATATAAGTGTGGGTTTAATAGGAGGCGAAAAATTAGAAAGATGCATTCAGATATAA
- the uraA gene encoding uracil permease: MKNYIDVEEKLPILKTLPLSFQHLFAMIGATILVPMLTGLSPSMALFGSGVGTLIYILCTKAKLPAYVGSSFAFIFPMQLASSLYGVNSMLSGIIASGLVYVIVAIIIKYIGVNWLNKLLPSSVVGSVVIVIGLSLAGVAINWAGLNPSYFSKENMSHILLQIPRYKWIIVCLVTLGTGIVGTMYFKGFLGVIPILIAMVTGYVSALIIGAIPEASIKEILNAPWFAIPQFTLPKWNWNAVILMVPVSFVTLAEHIGHVYVTNNIVGRDFTKEPGLHRSILGDGLATCFAGIIGAPPNTTYGENVGVMAITRIYSVWVIGGAGVLAVILSMIGKVTAILKNIPLPVMGGVSIMLFGIIASSGFRVFVEDKVDFSKKKNLILCSVIIVLGIGGAQLDIPVGSVNIKVTGVALATLVGIILNLILPEMGASEE; this comes from the coding sequence ATGAAAAATTATATTGATGTAGAAGAAAAATTACCTATACTTAAGACTTTACCTTTAAGTTTTCAGCATCTATTTGCAATGATTGGTGCTACAATATTAGTTCCTATGCTTACAGGATTAAGCCCTTCAATGGCTTTATTTGGTAGTGGGGTTGGGACACTAATATATATATTATGTACAAAGGCTAAACTTCCAGCTTACGTTGGTTCATCATTTGCATTTATTTTTCCTATGCAGTTAGCATCTAGTCTTTATGGTGTAAATTCCATGCTTTCTGGAATAATTGCATCAGGCCTTGTGTATGTAATAGTCGCAATAATAATTAAATACATAGGCGTAAATTGGTTAAATAAGCTTTTACCTTCTTCGGTGGTAGGATCTGTGGTTATAGTAATAGGACTATCTTTAGCTGGGGTTGCTATTAACTGGGCAGGATTAAATCCTTCATACTTTTCAAAAGAAAATATGAGCCATATATTGCTTCAAATTCCAAGATATAAATGGATTATAGTATGTTTAGTAACGTTAGGGACAGGAATAGTAGGAACAATGTATTTTAAAGGATTTTTAGGTGTCATTCCTATATTAATAGCTATGGTTACAGGATACGTATCAGCTCTAATCATAGGAGCTATACCAGAAGCTAGCATAAAAGAAATTTTAAATGCACCATGGTTTGCAATTCCACAATTCACTCTACCGAAATGGAATTGGAATGCTGTAATTTTAATGGTTCCAGTTTCTTTTGTAACCTTAGCAGAACATATTGGACATGTTTATGTTACAAATAACATAGTAGGGAGAGATTTTACTAAAGAACCAGGTCTACATAGATCTATATTAGGTGATGGACTTGCCACATGTTTTGCTGGGATTATAGGTGCACCTCCCAACACTACCTATGGAGAAAATGTAGGCGTAATGGCTATAACTAGAATATACAGTGTTTGGGTAATTGGTGGTGCAGGTGTCTTAGCAGTTATACTATCTATGATAGGGAAAGTTACAGCTATATTAAAAAATATTCCTCTACCAGTTATGGGTGGAGTAAGTATAATGCTATTTGGAATCATAGCTTCTTCCGGTTTTAGAGTTTTTGTTGAGGATAAAGTTGATTTTAGCAAAAAGAAAAATTTAATTTTATGTTCCGTAATAATAGTTTTAGGAATCGGGGGAGCACAACTTGATATACCAGTAGGAAGTGTAAATATAAAAGTAACTGGAGTAGCTTTGGCCACTTTAGTAGGAATTATACTAAATTTAATTTTACCTGAAATGGGTGCTTCTGAAGAATAA
- a CDS encoding Rqc2 family fibronectin-binding protein, translating to MPLDGIYLNSIKNELSDLMINCKIDKINQPEKDEIHLTFNKNRKNHRLLISSNASYPRIHITKNSKSNPISPPMFCMVLRKYLTNSRVISIEQIGLDRILKINFESTDELGFNSIYSLIIEIMGRHSNITLVRERDNVIMDSIKHITPEVNSYRSLYTGLKYVSPPKNDKLNLLRLNYDSFKEYTRNKEFNENFFSIIFEGVSKTLSKAMFSDFNKEFDDLTLKNLYTFLENFKNKIFKRNYSYTLYSKEKSLKDFYCFSLGNLSALDTTNFESSSELLDYFYFEKDKQNRLNSKSSDLQKLVLNNIERCEKKLDVLNKTLNDCKEKDDFNLKGELLTANIYAISKGMKSIKVQNYYLDTLDEVEIKLDSNLTPSENVQWYYKKYNKLKKSEQMALIHIENTKEEITYLNSVLNNIYNIESADEISEIRNELVEASYIKFSKKNSKKDKKSKPYHFISTDGNDIYVGKNNLQNDYLTLKFAHKNDIWLHSKNIPGSHVIIKNQGSISEQTLLEAANLAAYYSKGRESTKIEIDYTEVKNVKKPSGAKPGMVIYYTNKTLVIDPVKPSLNKA from the coding sequence ATGCCTTTAGATGGAATTTACTTAAATAGTATAAAAAATGAACTCTCTGATTTAATGATAAATTGTAAAATCGACAAAATAAATCAGCCTGAAAAAGATGAAATTCATCTAACTTTTAATAAGAATAGGAAAAATCACAGATTACTTATTAGCTCTAATGCCAGTTACCCTAGAATACATATAACAAAAAATTCTAAGAGTAATCCTATATCACCACCTATGTTTTGTATGGTACTTAGAAAATATTTAACTAATAGTAGAGTTATTTCTATAGAACAAATAGGTTTAGATAGAATTTTAAAAATTAATTTTGAAAGTACCGATGAACTTGGATTTAATAGCATTTACTCTCTTATTATCGAGATTATGGGTAGGCACAGTAATATAACCCTAGTTAGAGAAAGAGATAATGTAATAATGGACAGTATAAAACATATAACTCCGGAGGTAAATTCTTATAGAAGTTTATATACCGGACTTAAGTATGTATCACCCCCTAAAAATGATAAACTAAACTTATTAAGACTAAACTACGATTCCTTCAAAGAATACACTCGAAATAAAGAATTTAATGAAAACTTTTTCTCAATAATTTTTGAAGGGGTAAGTAAAACCTTATCAAAAGCTATGTTTTCTGATTTTAATAAAGAGTTTGATGATTTAACCCTAAAAAACCTATATACATTTTTAGAAAACTTTAAAAACAAAATATTTAAAAGAAATTATTCATATACTCTATATTCTAAGGAAAAATCTTTAAAAGATTTCTACTGTTTTTCTTTAGGCAATCTTTCAGCTTTAGATACAACTAATTTCGAATCTTCTTCTGAGCTTTTAGATTACTTTTATTTTGAAAAAGATAAACAAAATAGACTAAATTCAAAAAGCTCTGATTTACAAAAACTTGTTTTAAATAACATTGAAAGATGCGAGAAAAAGTTAGATGTCCTTAATAAAACCTTAAATGATTGTAAAGAAAAAGATGATTTTAACTTAAAGGGGGAATTGCTAACAGCTAATATATACGCTATTAGTAAGGGTATGAAAAGTATAAAAGTTCAAAATTATTATTTAGATACTTTAGATGAGGTAGAAATCAAATTAGACAGTAATTTAACGCCTTCTGAAAATGTTCAATGGTACTATAAAAAATATAATAAATTAAAGAAATCTGAACAAATGGCATTAATACACATTGAAAATACAAAAGAGGAAATAACATACTTAAATTCTGTTTTAAATAATATTTATAATATAGAAAGTGCCGATGAGATTTCAGAAATTAGAAATGAACTTGTAGAGGCTTCTTATATTAAGTTTTCTAAAAAGAACTCTAAAAAAGATAAGAAATCAAAGCCATACCATTTTATTTCTACAGATGGTAATGATATATATGTAGGTAAAAATAATTTACAAAACGATTACTTAACTTTAAAATTTGCTCATAAAAATGATATCTGGCTTCATTCAAAGAACATTCCTGGTTCACATGTCATAATAAAAAACCAAGGTAGTATAAGTGAACAAACCTTATTAGAAGCAGCAAATTTAGCAGCTTATTATAGTAAAGGTAGAGAATCTACTAAAATTGAAATTGATTATACTGAAGTTAAAAATGTAAAAAAACCTAGTGGTGCAAAACCTGGTATGGTAATTTATTATACAAATAAAACTTTAGTTATAGACCCTGTAAAACCTTCTTTAAATAAAGCATAA
- the dapF gene encoding diaminopimelate epimerase yields MTFTKMEGLGNDFVMIYDKNHDINNESVFTKKLCDRNFGIGADGVIFIGESKVAHIRMVIYNADGSHATMCGNGIRCFAKYVWDKNIVRENPIKIETDDGIKYATLFIENNKLSEVEINMGTWSFAPEKVPVTGENEIIEKELVIGSKQYSISSLHMGVPHTVIYTSLDKVNIEEGSKIEGYELFPTGTNVNFCEKIDEHNIKVKTWERGAGATLACGTGSCASVIVGHNIGLLKDRVKVVVPGGELLVTLKNGEAYMRGKANTVFEGIIKL; encoded by the coding sequence ATTACCTTTACTAAGATGGAAGGCCTAGGTAATGACTTTGTTATGATATATGATAAAAATCATGATATAAATAATGAAAGTGTGTTTACAAAAAAACTTTGCGATAGGAATTTTGGCATAGGAGCAGATGGTGTAATTTTTATAGGAGAAAGTAAGGTAGCTCATATTAGAATGGTAATTTATAATGCAGATGGTTCTCATGCTACCATGTGTGGTAATGGAATAAGATGTTTTGCAAAATATGTTTGGGATAAAAATATAGTAAGAGAAAATCCTATTAAAATAGAAACTGATGATGGAATAAAATATGCAACTTTATTTATAGAAAATAACAAGTTGTCAGAGGTAGAAATTAATATGGGAACTTGGAGTTTTGCACCAGAAAAAGTTCCGGTTACTGGAGAAAATGAAATTATAGAAAAAGAGTTAGTTATAGGTTCAAAACAATATAGTATATCCTCACTTCATATGGGAGTTCCTCATACTGTAATATATACATCTCTTGATAAAGTCAATATAGAAGAGGGTTCAAAAATAGAGGGATATGAACTTTTCCCAACGGGAACTAATGTTAACTTTTGCGAAAAGATAGATGAACATAATATAAAGGTTAAAACATGGGAAAGAGGAGCTGGAGCAACTTTAGCTTGTGGTACGGGAAGTTGTGCATCTGTTATTGTAGGACATAATATTGGTCTATTAAAGGATAGGGTTAAGGTAGTTGTACCTGGAGGTGAGTTATTAGTAACCTTAAAGAATGGTGAAGCATATATGAGGGGAAAAGCTAATACAGTTTTTGAAGGTATTATAAAACTATAA
- the efp gene encoding elongation factor P, whose amino-acid sequence MISAGDLRKGTTFEEDGQVFTVVDFLHVKPGKGAAFVRTKIKNVITGSAVEKTYNPTAKLQEAVVERKEMEYLYNDGSLYYFMDQETYEQIPLDYAKVEGAIKFLKENMKVIIKFFKGEAFSVEAPNFVELQIIECEPGMKGNTATNAMKPAKVETGAVVQVPLFVNELDYIRIDTRSGEYMERV is encoded by the coding sequence ATGATATCAGCAGGAGATTTAAGAAAAGGAACCACATTTGAAGAGGATGGACAAGTGTTTACAGTTGTAGATTTCCTTCATGTTAAACCAGGAAAAGGAGCAGCTTTTGTAAGAACTAAAATTAAAAATGTTATTACAGGAAGCGCAGTTGAAAAAACTTATAATCCAACAGCTAAACTTCAAGAAGCAGTAGTTGAAAGAAAGGAAATGGAATATTTATATAATGATGGATCTTTATATTACTTTATGGATCAAGAAACATATGAGCAAATTCCATTGGACTACGCAAAGGTTGAAGGAGCTATAAAATTCCTAAAAGAAAATATGAAAGTAATTATTAAATTTTTCAAAGGTGAAGCATTCTCAGTTGAAGCACCAAACTTTGTTGAGCTTCAAATAATAGAATGTGAACCAGGAATGAAAGGTAATACAGCTACTAATGCTATGAAACCAGCTAAGGTTGAAACAGGAGCAGTTGTTCAAGTACCTTTATTCGTAAATGAATTAGATTATATAAGAATTGATACTAGAAGTGGCGAGTACATGGAAAGAGTTTAA
- a CDS encoding type II secretion system F family protein, with product MFNKELSYKELKNLNRSIYLYLHCGYNFDKVLHAISKQKGLNRKVRKFINESIYSLHSGKSIYLSFKSTKKIPSYMLNILKVGEETGRLEETFKELWNYYSWKNKSKKEMINAISYPVTILILSLVISFLVIMYFIPQIYGLMQNISVESTKSINRIMELNRVLKNYGIYIAIVSAIILVFAVYLFTNNKKIKYIILNKTPLLNSIYLDSFSMNFFNSLYVTLCNGITLKEGIEINKLVQKDYIISGKLDRVTEDIENGKSLFTSLDSSELFNTEDLNLLLTGEESGQLEETFKNIAFLKEEQLKSNINMILKGIQPLMIILLGLVIFNIIYSTIIPVIDMMEKIQ from the coding sequence ATGTTTAATAAAGAATTATCATATAAAGAACTTAAGAATTTAAATAGATCTATTTATTTATATTTACATTGTGGCTATAACTTTGATAAGGTTTTACATGCCATAAGCAAGCAAAAAGGATTAAATAGAAAAGTTAGGAAATTTATAAATGAAAGTATTTATTCCCTACACTCAGGAAAAAGTATTTATCTAAGTTTTAAGTCTACGAAAAAGATACCAAGTTATATGCTTAATATTTTAAAGGTAGGGGAAGAAACGGGTAGGCTTGAGGAGACTTTTAAAGAATTATGGAATTACTATAGTTGGAAAAATAAAAGTAAGAAAGAAATGATTAATGCTATATCGTATCCTGTGACTATACTTATATTAAGTCTTGTAATTTCCTTTCTAGTTATAATGTATTTTATTCCTCAAATCTATGGATTAATGCAAAATATTTCAGTTGAGAGTACAAAGAGTATAAACAGAATAATGGAATTAAATAGAGTTTTAAAAAATTATGGAATATATATTGCCATTGTAAGTGCTATTATTTTAGTTTTTGCAGTTTATCTTTTTACTAATAATAAAAAAATCAAGTATATTATATTAAACAAAACCCCACTACTTAATAGTATATATTTAGATAGTTTTAGTATGAATTTTTTTAATTCTTTATATGTAACACTTTGTAATGGTATTACTTTAAAAGAAGGAATAGAAATTAACAAATTAGTTCAAAAAGATTATATAATAAGTGGAAAGTTAGATAGGGTTACTGAAGATATAGAAAATGGGAAAAGTTTATTTACTTCATTAGATAGTTCAGAACTTTTTAATACGGAGGATTTAAATTTACTACTTACAGGGGAGGAGTCCGGTCAATTAGAGGAAACCTTCAAAAATATAGCTTTTTTAAAGGAAGAACAACTAAAAAGTAACATAAATATGATTTTAAAGGGAATACAACCTCTTATGATAATTTTACTTGGACTTGTTATATTTAATATTATATATAGCACTATAATACCCGTAATAGATATGATGGAGAAAATACAATGA
- the pyrR gene encoding bifunctional pyr operon transcriptional regulator/uracil phosphoribosyltransferase PyrR produces the protein MTLKAEILDQKGINRTLTRIAHEIIEKNKGVENLVLIGIKRRGAPLATRIANLIEKIEDVKVPVGSVDITLYRDDLSELSEQPTLNKYDLGAEVKGKVVVLIDDVIYTGRTVRAAMDAIIDNGRPRMIQLAVLVDRGHRELPIRPDYIGKNIPTSQKELVSVEILEFDNIDSIKIYDK, from the coding sequence ATGACTCTTAAAGCAGAAATTTTAGATCAAAAGGGAATAAATAGAACATTAACTAGAATTGCTCATGAAATAATAGAAAAAAATAAGGGTGTGGAAAACTTAGTTCTTATAGGAATAAAAAGAAGAGGTGCTCCTCTTGCAACAAGAATTGCAAATCTTATAGAAAAAATTGAAGATGTAAAAGTTCCTGTAGGTTCTGTTGATATTACCTTATATAGAGATGATTTATCAGAACTATCAGAGCAACCTACTTTAAATAAATACGATTTAGGGGCAGAAGTAAAGGGAAAAGTAGTAGTTCTTATAGATGATGTTATATACACTGGAAGAACTGTAAGGGCAGCTATGGATGCCATTATTGATAACGGTAGACCAAGAATGATTCAACTAGCTGTACTGGTAGATAGAGGACATAGAGAATTGCCAATAAGACCAGACTATATAGGCAAAAATATTCCAACTTCACAGAAGGAATTAGTATCTGTAGAGATATTAGAATTTGATAATATAGATTCAATAAAAATTTATGATAAATAA